A genomic region of Persephonella marina EX-H1 contains the following coding sequences:
- a CDS encoding NTP transferase domain-containing protein: MKAVILAAGYGKRMGGDTPKPLVELYGLPLIEHKIRKLDGYEIIVVYHDERIKDHIQKRFPRIKLVYNPYPERENGYSLYCVKDLIKEGESFILLMADHYYDEGFYRDINPINQTTVYVSAKCYQEDEATKVKVQGDKVIKIGKGIDDYDYFDTGFFVCSYESLVYAERAVSQREKVKLSDIMQLLADDGRLSYKVMDEFWIDIDTKEDLKKAEEFIRRSLIKPTDGIISKFLNRKISTRITPFLLRYDFITPNRITVFVSLLGFLTSVLFYFKYYLLAGIMTQIVSIIDGCDGEVARIKNLSSRFGAVLDSVLDRYVDIFIISAIFLSIEKDIFLSLSFIPALTGSVLVSYVSHLSGWRPYLATRDIRLFLVMVFSILFSLYENMIYAFFAVIAVITHVSVIFTLLRLRS; the protein is encoded by the coding sequence ATGAAGGCGGTAATACTTGCAGCAGGATACGGAAAGAGAATGGGGGGTGATACCCCCAAGCCTCTTGTAGAACTTTACGGTCTTCCTCTTATTGAGCATAAGATAAGAAAGCTGGATGGATACGAGATAATCGTTGTGTACCATGATGAGAGAATAAAAGATCATATCCAGAAAAGATTTCCACGGATAAAACTTGTTTACAACCCTTATCCGGAAAGGGAGAATGGGTACAGCCTTTACTGTGTGAAAGATCTTATAAAAGAAGGGGAGAGTTTTATTCTTCTTATGGCTGATCATTATTATGATGAAGGGTTTTATAGAGATATCAATCCTATAAATCAGACAACAGTTTATGTTTCAGCAAAATGTTATCAGGAAGATGAGGCTACAAAGGTTAAAGTTCAGGGAGATAAGGTTATAAAGATAGGAAAAGGAATAGATGATTATGATTATTTTGATACAGGATTCTTTGTCTGCAGTTATGAGTCTCTTGTATATGCTGAGAGGGCTGTCAGTCAGAGAGAAAAGGTAAAGCTTTCGGATATAATGCAGCTGCTTGCAGATGATGGAAGGCTGAGTTACAAGGTTATGGATGAGTTCTGGATTGATATAGATACAAAAGAGGATCTCAAAAAGGCTGAAGAGTTTATCAGGAGATCACTTATAAAGCCAACAGATGGGATCATATCAAAATTTTTAAACAGAAAGATATCTACAAGAATAACCCCTTTTTTACTCAGGTATGATTTTATAACGCCAAACAGGATAACAGTTTTTGTCTCCCTTCTTGGTTTTCTGACTTCAGTTCTTTTTTATTTTAAATACTATCTTTTAGCCGGTATTATGACCCAGATTGTTTCTATAATAGACGGTTGTGATGGTGAGGTTGCCAGGATAAAAAATCTCTCATCAAGGTTTGGTGCTGTTCTTGATTCAGTTCTTGACAGGTATGTTGATATATTTATAATCTCAGCGATTTTCTTATCCATTGAGAAGGATATCTTTCTGAGTCTCTCTTTTATACCTGCGTTAACAGGATCAGTTCTTGTCAGCTATGTCTCCCATCTTTCAGGATGGAGACCTTACCTTGCAACAAGGGATATAAGACTTTTTTTAGTTATGGTATTCAGTATCTTATTTTCTCTTTACGAGAACATGATTTACGCTTTCTTTGCTGTCATTGCTGTCATTACTCATGTATCTGTAATTTTTACACTGCTCAGATTAAGATCATGA
- the smc gene encoding chromosome segregation protein SMC, producing MSKAYIDRIHVYGFKSYGLRKLTIPVGNGFVGIVGPNGSGKSNIGDSIVFALGLATAKSMRALKLSDLIFSSRGRSAEYAEVEVVFKNEGAFPLNDEEVSIYRKVEHNGKSTYRINGRPAKQYEVEELLSYAGIPKQGYNIVTQGDIFRFVKMTPSERRDLLSEIAGITEYEEKKEKALKDLTETEEKIQSAKLVLKEVKIQLKRLEEERENALLAAQLEEKIEKIQKNIKGVKLYFLLTEQKKAVDDLKEIEERINRLYEEKEISVQKQKEQISVIKELEDRLNRLQESLLPLKEKEGSITAQIRTSSDKKSEIEKEIQSIKENLKELAREKEEKIKEVLSLEEQIKELKRKLPEIKKELEKAEAVLEEKNRKLKEIEIGGSRAKLDLGEVEKEEKSLKDRQSSLQKEKIHIEMEINRILEKIEEYHNEIRSLSEEVETLRKSSSNIKSFTESQERKLKSLKSELSRLKLRKETLEKKLKENREKREKNFQRLAEVLAQLSQMREDRVITLIKDINGVYGQVADLIGIKDPELSKAIEVAGGGRLKNIVVEDDRVAQECIRVLKENKAGRATFIPLNRIRVSHPAKPPYMRGVIGLAVDFIDYDKKIEKAVRFVFGDTVIVQDFDSARNLGIGTFRMVTVDGDIFEKSGTISGGFDKNRGGILGRGSLEQEKIKLEQEDERLKAEEGMMEEELKKIAVKWQETEKELYKLQNETESVIERKREIETKIDQNLSRINILEEEIINLKKRQFEQENRLERTEKELSELERNISYIHKKKEDILQRMESEGLHQLRKEWEEATKNVYSLREKKNEIENEIEKLTDRLENNLKVRIFQIENDRMKLEDSLKIKNRQIEELKNRIEEYSRELSDLWKDLKDREKERDELIEEIEERKEELKSLRYEEENINKEITYLLEDKGKLEQKVEDLKDEIEILKEEYEGEPVEGDLKVLEKELKELQEKRQSIGAVNQKALEDYDQIKERFDDLSQKLKVLIEEKKSIEEMIESLEEKKIKAFMEVYEAVNKNLGKIFRRLSPGGKAYLEIENEDDPLSGGILLKARPRGKDVKRLEIMSGGEKTLTALAFLFAVQQYRPAPFYYFDEVDAHLDDANARKIAELMKELSQEAQFIVVTLRDTMASYADRLLGVSAREGISDVYSLELAEVL from the coding sequence ATGTCAAAAGCTTATATTGACAGAATTCATGTTTACGGTTTCAAATCCTACGGTCTTAGAAAATTAACTATCCCTGTTGGAAATGGTTTTGTAGGAATAGTTGGGCCAAACGGATCAGGGAAAAGTAATATCGGTGATTCTATAGTTTTTGCCCTTGGACTTGCAACAGCAAAATCGATGAGAGCATTAAAGCTTTCAGATCTTATATTCTCATCAAGGGGAAGATCCGCTGAGTATGCTGAGGTTGAGGTTGTTTTTAAAAATGAAGGAGCCTTTCCATTAAATGATGAAGAGGTTTCCATATACAGGAAGGTGGAGCATAACGGTAAATCAACATACAGGATAAACGGAAGACCTGCGAAACAGTACGAGGTTGAAGAGCTTTTATCATACGCAGGGATACCTAAACAGGGTTACAACATAGTGACGCAGGGTGATATATTCAGATTCGTAAAGATGACCCCTTCAGAAAGAAGGGATCTCTTAAGTGAGATAGCAGGAATAACAGAGTACGAAGAAAAAAAGGAAAAAGCATTAAAAGATCTAACAGAAACAGAAGAAAAGATACAGTCAGCAAAACTTGTTTTAAAAGAGGTAAAAATACAGCTCAAAAGACTTGAGGAAGAAAGGGAGAACGCACTTTTAGCTGCACAGCTTGAGGAGAAGATAGAAAAAATACAGAAAAATATTAAAGGCGTTAAGCTTTACTTTTTACTGACAGAACAGAAAAAAGCTGTAGACGATCTGAAGGAGATCGAGGAGAGAATAAACAGGCTTTATGAAGAAAAAGAGATATCAGTACAGAAACAGAAAGAGCAGATCTCAGTTATAAAGGAACTTGAGGATAGATTAAACAGACTTCAGGAGTCGCTACTGCCTTTAAAGGAGAAGGAGGGATCTATAACAGCACAGATAAGAACATCTTCTGATAAAAAATCAGAGATAGAAAAAGAGATCCAGAGTATAAAAGAGAATCTAAAGGAGCTTGCAAGGGAAAAGGAGGAGAAGATCAAGGAAGTCTTATCCTTAGAGGAACAGATAAAAGAGCTTAAGAGAAAACTTCCAGAGATAAAAAAAGAACTTGAGAAGGCTGAAGCGGTTCTTGAGGAGAAAAACAGAAAGCTTAAAGAGATAGAGATAGGAGGAAGCAGAGCAAAGCTTGATCTTGGAGAGGTTGAGAAGGAAGAGAAATCCCTGAAAGACAGACAGTCATCCCTCCAGAAGGAAAAGATACATATAGAGATGGAGATAAACAGGATACTTGAAAAGATAGAAGAGTACCATAATGAGATAAGATCTCTTTCTGAAGAGGTAGAAACATTAAGAAAATCAAGCTCAAACATAAAATCATTCACAGAAAGTCAGGAAAGAAAGCTTAAAAGTCTTAAAAGCGAGCTTTCAAGACTGAAACTGAGAAAGGAGACCTTAGAGAAAAAACTCAAGGAGAACAGAGAGAAGAGAGAAAAGAACTTCCAGAGACTTGCAGAGGTTTTAGCCCAGCTCTCACAGATGAGGGAAGACAGGGTCATAACACTTATAAAGGATATAAACGGTGTTTACGGTCAGGTAGCTGACCTGATAGGGATAAAAGATCCAGAACTCTCAAAGGCTATTGAGGTGGCCGGTGGTGGAAGACTGAAAAATATAGTGGTTGAGGATGACAGGGTTGCACAGGAGTGTATAAGGGTTCTTAAGGAAAATAAAGCAGGAAGGGCAACATTCATACCATTAAACAGGATCAGGGTATCACACCCTGCAAAGCCTCCCTATATGAGAGGTGTTATAGGTCTTGCTGTTGATTTTATAGATTATGATAAAAAAATAGAAAAAGCTGTAAGATTTGTTTTTGGAGATACTGTGATCGTTCAGGATTTTGATAGTGCAAGAAATCTCGGTATTGGAACATTCAGAATGGTCACTGTGGATGGAGATATATTTGAGAAATCAGGAACAATATCAGGTGGTTTTGATAAAAACAGAGGAGGAATACTAGGAAGAGGATCTCTAGAACAGGAAAAGATAAAGCTTGAACAGGAAGATGAGAGGTTAAAAGCTGAAGAAGGTATGATGGAAGAGGAGCTTAAAAAGATAGCTGTGAAATGGCAGGAGACGGAAAAAGAGCTTTACAAACTCCAGAATGAGACTGAGAGTGTTATTGAGAGAAAAAGGGAGATTGAGACAAAGATAGACCAGAACCTGTCAAGAATAAACATACTTGAGGAGGAGATAATAAACCTTAAAAAGAGACAGTTTGAACAGGAAAACAGACTGGAGAGAACTGAGAAAGAGCTCTCAGAACTTGAGAGAAATATATCTTATATACACAAGAAGAAAGAGGATATCCTCCAGAGAATGGAGAGTGAAGGACTTCACCAGCTTAGAAAGGAGTGGGAAGAGGCAACAAAAAATGTTTACTCATTAAGGGAAAAGAAAAACGAGATAGAAAACGAGATAGAAAAGCTTACAGACAGACTTGAAAACAACCTGAAGGTCAGAATATTCCAGATTGAAAATGACAGGATGAAACTTGAGGACAGCCTCAAGATAAAAAACAGACAGATAGAGGAACTTAAAAACAGGATAGAGGAGTACTCCAGGGAGCTTTCCGATCTGTGGAAGGATCTTAAAGATAGAGAAAAAGAGAGGGACGAGCTTATAGAAGAGATAGAAGAAAGAAAAGAAGAACTGAAATCTTTAAGATACGAGGAAGAGAATATAAACAAGGAGATAACATATCTTCTTGAGGATAAAGGTAAGTTAGAGCAGAAGGTTGAGGATCTAAAAGATGAGATAGAGATACTTAAAGAGGAGTATGAAGGTGAACCTGTAGAAGGTGATCTTAAAGTTTTAGAAAAAGAGCTAAAGGAACTACAGGAGAAAAGACAGTCTATTGGAGCTGTAAACCAGAAAGCCCTTGAGGATTACGACCAGATAAAAGAGAGATTTGATGATCTCAGCCAGAAACTTAAGGTTCTTATTGAGGAGAAAAAGTCCATAGAAGAGATGATTGAAAGCCTTGAAGAGAAAAAGATAAAAGCCTTTATGGAAGTTTATGAGGCTGTAAATAAAAACCTTGGAAAGATATTCAGAAGACTGTCACCTGGCGGTAAAGCCTATCTTGAGATAGAGAATGAGGACGACCCACTGTCAGGGGGGATACTCCTTAAGGCAAGACCAAGAGGTAAGGATGTTAAAAGACTTGAGATCATGTCAGGTGGTGAGAAAACACTGACAGCTCTTGCTTTCCTCTTTGCTGTTCAGCAGTACAGACCTGCTCCTTTCTACTACTTTGATGAGGTTGATGCTCACCTTGATGATGCAAATGCAAGGAAGATAGCAGAGCTTATGAAGGAGCTTTCTCAGGAAGCACAGTTTATAGTTGTAACACTGAGAGATACGATGGCAAGCTATGCAGATAGACTTCTTGGAGTCTCAGCAAGGGAAGGAATATCTGACGTTTACAGCCTTGAACTTGCCGAGGTTTTATAA
- a CDS encoding inositol-3-phosphate synthase, whose translation MKLWLFGLYGIVATTAVAGDRAVKKGITDTTGLVSSLPVFKDLERYSPLNFDQFGGHEIRALDRNLYSELFSHWEENQHFDYRILKELEEDLKDIKAKKGTALNCGSGVLEELKPVSTLEDEGLSLEQIVERIEKDILEFKDDETVAVNVASTEPVIPYDQEVHGSLEGFERAIKENRKDRISASMIYAYVSLKNGIPYGNFTPSAGSGIPALKELAEKNGVPHAGNDGKTGETLVKTTLAPMFAYRNLKVLGWMGYNILGDLDGKVLSHKQNKESKVVSKDKVVSKILGYEPYTITEINYFPSLQDNKTAFDFIHYQGFLGTKMKFYFTWDAVDAIVAAPLVLDIARFLNFAKKKGVKGVVKELAFFFKSPMDTDEYNTHKQFETLVNWYRSLK comes from the coding sequence ATGAAACTGTGGCTGTTTGGTCTTTACGGTATTGTGGCCACAACAGCCGTGGCAGGGGATAGGGCTGTAAAGAAGGGAATTACGGACACAACAGGTCTTGTTTCATCACTTCCTGTTTTTAAGGATCTTGAAAGATACTCTCCACTGAATTTTGATCAGTTCGGAGGACATGAGATAAGGGCACTGGATAGAAATCTGTACAGTGAACTTTTTTCTCACTGGGAGGAAAATCAACATTTTGATTACAGAATACTTAAAGAACTGGAAGAAGATCTTAAAGATATAAAGGCTAAAAAAGGAACAGCTTTAAACTGTGGGTCAGGTGTTTTAGAGGAGTTAAAGCCTGTCAGCACTCTTGAGGATGAGGGACTATCACTTGAGCAGATCGTTGAAAGGATTGAAAAGGATATACTTGAGTTTAAAGATGATGAGACTGTTGCTGTAAATGTAGCATCAACAGAACCTGTTATCCCTTATGATCAGGAAGTTCACGGATCACTTGAAGGTTTTGAAAGGGCTATAAAGGAGAACAGAAAAGACAGGATATCAGCTTCTATGATCTATGCTTATGTATCTTTAAAAAATGGAATTCCTTACGGAAACTTTACACCAAGTGCAGGTTCTGGAATTCCCGCTTTGAAGGAGCTTGCTGAAAAGAATGGTGTTCCACATGCAGGAAATGATGGGAAGACAGGAGAAACACTAGTAAAGACTACACTTGCTCCTATGTTTGCATACAGAAATCTTAAAGTTTTAGGATGGATGGGTTACAACATACTTGGTGATCTTGACGGTAAGGTTTTATCACACAAACAGAATAAAGAGAGTAAAGTTGTCTCAAAGGATAAGGTTGTAAGCAAGATATTAGGTTATGAGCCTTACACGATTACAGAGATAAACTACTTCCCATCTTTACAGGATAACAAAACAGCCTTTGATTTTATCCATTATCAGGGATTCTTGGGAACAAAAATGAAGTTCTATTTCACATGGGATGCTGTTGATGCTATTGTTGCTGCTCCACTTGTTCTTGATATTGCAAGATTCCTTAACTTTGCGAAGAAAAAGGGTGTAAAAGGGGTTGTTAAAGAGCTTGCATTCTTCTTCAAGTCACCAATGGATACAGATGAGTACAACACACATAAACAGTTTGAAACATTAGTAAACTGGTACAGATCACTGAAATGA
- a CDS encoding fatty acid--CoA ligase: protein MADYSYKNFYEVLQENAKKFGKKTILFEEDRKITHKELKHYVDSLARYLELIGIRKGDHVALLLTNSKEFIISLLAISKLGAVTIPINTFLKKQEIEYILQNSDSKVLITQTKFSKEVSDVFQTSDIEKIIWVDDYPNLDEKNLSFEEGLSIEDYEHLKPQADLDDTFVIIYTSGTTGKPKGVMLSYRNIFSNILNIKKLGNITEKDRFIAYLPMFHTFTLTVSVLLPLYTASPIVIIKSIMPFSNIIKQTLLKRVTIFIGVPEVFSALSKAKFPWYFMWFHRIRYFISGGAPLSKTTLERMRQKFRRTPLLEGYGLSECSPVVAVNRPEKQKDLSVGPPLPDYQVKIVDSDLMELPPGEIGEVIVKGDCVMKGYYKNPYATEEVIVNGWLLTGDLGYLDEEGYLYIVDRLKDLIISKGINIYPREIEEILNAHPDIEESAVVGKKDEHHGEIPVAFVKLVENVEKFDEKKIRAYLKENLANYKIPKHIYVLEDFPRNATGKILKRVLRERLNRGEFD from the coding sequence ATGGCAGACTACAGCTATAAAAACTTTTACGAAGTTTTACAGGAAAACGCAAAAAAGTTTGGTAAAAAAACGATACTCTTTGAAGAAGACAGGAAAATAACCCATAAAGAACTTAAACATTACGTTGATTCTCTCGCAAGATACCTTGAACTTATAGGTATAAGGAAAGGAGACCATGTTGCACTACTTCTGACCAACTCAAAGGAGTTTATAATATCACTTCTCGCTATAAGCAAACTTGGAGCGGTTACAATACCTATAAACACATTTTTAAAGAAACAGGAGATAGAGTACATACTTCAGAACAGTGACTCAAAAGTTCTCATAACTCAGACGAAATTCTCAAAAGAAGTATCCGACGTTTTCCAAACATCTGATATTGAGAAGATAATATGGGTTGATGACTATCCAAACCTTGATGAGAAAAATCTATCATTTGAAGAGGGTCTATCAATAGAGGATTATGAACATCTAAAACCTCAGGCAGATCTGGATGATACATTTGTGATAATCTACACATCTGGAACAACAGGAAAGCCAAAAGGTGTTATGCTCTCCTACAGGAACATATTTTCCAATATACTCAATATCAAAAAACTGGGTAATATTACAGAAAAAGACAGATTTATAGCATATCTTCCTATGTTCCACACATTTACGCTAACCGTTTCAGTCCTCCTGCCTTTATACACAGCAAGTCCTATCGTGATAATAAAATCAATAATGCCATTCTCAAACATCATAAAACAGACATTACTTAAAAGGGTAACCATATTCATAGGTGTTCCAGAGGTTTTCAGTGCTCTATCAAAGGCTAAATTCCCATGGTATTTTATGTGGTTTCACAGGATAAGATATTTCATATCCGGCGGTGCTCCTCTATCGAAAACAACACTTGAAAGGATGAGACAGAAATTCAGAAGAACCCCTCTCCTTGAAGGATACGGTCTTTCCGAATGCTCTCCTGTTGTTGCTGTTAACAGACCTGAGAAACAGAAGGATCTATCTGTAGGACCACCTCTTCCAGACTATCAGGTTAAGATTGTTGACAGCGATCTGATGGAGCTCCCTCCAGGTGAGATAGGGGAGGTTATAGTAAAAGGGGATTGTGTTATGAAAGGTTACTACAAAAACCCCTACGCAACAGAGGAGGTTATCGTTAACGGCTGGCTTTTAACAGGCGATCTTGGATACCTGGATGAGGAAGGATATCTGTATATTGTTGACAGACTGAAGGATCTAATTATCTCAAAAGGGATAAATATATACCCAAGGGAGATTGAGGAGATTCTAAATGCGCATCCTGACATAGAGGAGTCTGCTGTTGTTGGAAAAAAGGATGAACATCACGGTGAGATCCCTGTAGCTTTTGTTAAACTAGTTGAAAATGTTGAGAAGTTTGATGAAAAAAAGATAAGGGCATACCTTAAAGAGAATCTTGCAAACTACAAAATACCAAAACATATTTATGTTCTTGAAGATTTCCCGAGAAACGCAACAGGGAAGATACTAAAAAGGGTTTTAAGGGAAAGACTGAACAGGGGAGAGTTTGATTAA
- a CDS encoding tobe domain protein, with protein sequence MNSIKGVISKIESDSFLSIITVKTDIGNFSVVLLETPETADYMREGKNVNLLFKETEVEIFKNCSFLKESFLNMFDAQIESVENGKILSKILLRSGDNIFSSVIPKKSVDLLGLKQNDVINFLVRPNEITVEVL encoded by the coding sequence ATGAACAGCATTAAAGGTGTTATATCAAAGATAGAAAGTGACAGCTTTTTATCAATAATAACTGTAAAAACTGATATAGGAAATTTCAGTGTTGTTCTCTTAGAAACACCTGAGACAGCAGACTATATGAGGGAGGGTAAAAATGTGAATCTCCTGTTTAAGGAAACAGAGGTTGAGATATTTAAAAACTGCTCTTTTCTTAAAGAATCTTTCCTGAATATGTTTGATGCTCAGATTGAGTCTGTGGAAAACGGGAAGATACTTTCAAAGATCCTACTGAGATCAGGTGATAATATATTTTCTTCCGTAATACCTAAAAAATCTGTGGATCTTCTGGGTCTAAAACAGAATGATGTTATCAACTTCCTTGTAAGACCAAATGAGATAACAGTTGAGGTACTGTGA
- the modB gene encoding molybdate ABC transporter permease subunit, which yields MEFDTTSFILTFKLASITTLLLLIIGIPLSYLIAYSNFRFKPVVEALIALPLVLPPTVLGFYLLLLFSKKGFLGNIWEKIAGHQLAFHFEGLVFASVIFSFPFMVHPLISGFKSVNRSFIEAAYTLGKSRIRTLFSVILPNMKPAIITGTVLSFAHTVGEFGVVLMIGGSIEGETKVVSIAIYEAVEKLDYTTAHIYAAVLLGFSFLTLLTVYILNKRFEVNGRL from the coding sequence ATGGAATTTGATACAACATCTTTTATACTCACATTCAAGCTTGCATCTATAACAACCCTTCTTCTTCTTATAATAGGGATTCCTTTATCATATCTTATAGCTTACTCAAACTTCAGGTTCAAACCTGTGGTTGAGGCTTTAATAGCCCTTCCACTTGTTCTCCCACCAACAGTTTTAGGATTTTACCTCCTTCTCCTTTTCAGTAAGAAAGGTTTTTTAGGTAATATATGGGAAAAGATAGCAGGACATCAGCTTGCATTCCATTTTGAAGGTCTTGTTTTTGCCTCTGTTATATTCAGCTTTCCATTTATGGTTCATCCTCTCATATCAGGTTTTAAAAGTGTAAACAGATCCTTTATAGAAGCAGCCTACACACTTGGAAAATCAAGGATAAGAACCCTGTTCTCAGTTATACTCCCAAACATGAAACCTGCAATCATAACGGGAACAGTTCTCTCTTTCGCCCACACAGTAGGTGAGTTTGGTGTTGTCCTGATGATAGGGGGAAGCATTGAAGGGGAGACAAAGGTTGTGTCCATAGCTATATATGAGGCTGTTGAGAAACTTGATTACACTACAGCACATATCTATGCCGCTGTTTTACTTGGATTTTCGTTTCTGACGCTTCTGACTGTTTATATTCTTAACAAAAGATTTGAGGTGAATGGAAGGTTATGA
- the modA gene encoding molybdate ABC transporter substrate-binding protein — MLRFILLLVITVTGMSYSGELTVYAASNFSYVFDRVKSLYEREHPDDKIRIIYGSSGKGYHQIIRGAPFDIFFSANMKYLKELYRNGYVRSEPEVFLLGKIVLWTGKSSGIRLEGLNTVLNPDVEKIAIANPELAPYGKAAFECLKKTGLYDKVKDKLVIGENISKTAQFVETGAADIGFIALSLAKSKRMKDKGEYIIIDQECYSPIRQGYIILNNENSKTVSRFLNFLKKENVKAVFRNFGYTFPEGDMYEQH, encoded by the coding sequence ATGCTGAGATTTATATTACTACTTGTGATAACCGTCACAGGTATGAGCTACAGTGGAGAGCTGACGGTATACGCAGCATCAAACTTCTCCTATGTGTTTGATAGGGTAAAATCCCTGTATGAAAGGGAGCATCCTGACGATAAAATCAGAATTATTTACGGCTCTTCCGGAAAAGGTTACCACCAGATAATAAGAGGTGCTCCTTTTGATATATTTTTCTCAGCTAATATGAAATATCTGAAAGAGCTTTACAGAAATGGATATGTCAGATCAGAACCGGAGGTTTTCCTTTTAGGAAAGATCGTTCTCTGGACGGGAAAAAGCTCAGGTATCAGGCTTGAAGGCCTGAACACAGTCCTGAATCCAGATGTTGAAAAGATAGCTATCGCAAATCCTGAGCTTGCACCCTACGGGAAGGCGGCTTTTGAATGCCTGAAAAAAACAGGTCTGTACGATAAAGTTAAAGACAAACTTGTGATCGGTGAGAATATCTCAAAGACAGCACAGTTTGTAGAGACAGGAGCAGCAGATATAGGATTTATAGCTCTTTCACTGGCAAAAAGTAAAAGGATGAAAGATAAAGGTGAGTACATAATAATTGATCAGGAATGCTACTCACCTATAAGACAGGGTTATATCATACTGAATAATGAAAATTCTAAGACAGTATCAAGATTTTTAAATTTCCTGAAAAAAGAAAATGTAAAGGCTGTTTTCAGAAATTTTGGTTATACATTCCCTGAAGGAGATATGTATGAACAGCATTAA
- a CDS encoding TOBE domain-containing protein: MKRLNTEIFLNIEDRGYLGKGRIKLLELIDKYGSISRAAKELKMSYKTAWDNIDALNNLSPYPVVVSKSGGKGGGKTYLTEYGKSLIKQYRTLESILTKVSQELSLKLDSTEELLNLYRRLSMKISARNHITARISDIKRDQVNAQVTAELSDGQKLRSVITKESLDQLELKEGDEIFMIIKASDVLVALPEELGISAENRIKGKITRVVKGDVNSEVKISAGSTVITGIVTSESIDRLDLKEGKEVLAVIKASDIIIGKF; encoded by the coding sequence ATGAAGAGATTAAACACAGAGATATTTCTGAACATTGAGGATAGGGGATACCTAGGAAAGGGAAGGATAAAACTACTTGAACTTATTGATAAGTACGGCTCTATATCAAGGGCAGCTAAAGAGCTCAAGATGAGTTATAAAACAGCATGGGACAATATCGATGCATTGAACAATCTCTCACCCTATCCGGTGGTTGTAAGTAAATCAGGTGGGAAAGGTGGTGGAAAAACGTATCTCACTGAGTATGGAAAAAGCCTGATAAAACAGTACAGAACTTTAGAGAGTATTCTAACAAAAGTATCACAGGAGCTCTCATTAAAGTTGGACAGCACAGAGGAACTTTTAAACCTTTACAGGAGATTAAGTATGAAGATTTCAGCGAGAAATCATATAACAGCGAGGATATCAGATATAAAAAGGGATCAGGTAAACGCCCAGGTCACTGCTGAGCTATCAGATGGGCAGAAACTGAGATCTGTCATAACAAAGGAATCTCTCGATCAGTTAGAACTTAAAGAGGGAGATGAGATATTTATGATAATAAAAGCCTCTGATGTTCTTGTAGCCTTACCTGAAGAACTGGGTATATCAGCCGAGAACAGGATAAAAGGAAAGATAACAAGGGTGGTAAAGGGAGATGTTAATTCTGAGGTTAAGATATCCGCAGGTAGCACTGTCATAACAGGAATAGTAACATCAGAATCTATTGACAGACTTGACCTTAAAGAAGGAAAGGAGGTTCTGGCAGTTATTAAAGCTTCAGACATCATTATAGGGAAGTTTTAA